The Podospora pseudocomata strain CBS 415.72m chromosome 1 map unlocalized CBS415.72m_1, whole genome shotgun sequence genome has a segment encoding these proteins:
- a CDS encoding uncharacterized protein (COG:S; EggNog:ENOG503Q4R5), translated as MAANRDLPDITVAVDYGTTFTVPSVLSKKLFKQPNGQGVRKWGFQCEDSAETAEEDMSENDKWRYLKICLDSDYHKETIGQNFSWAPATMKEVHLLVCDYLSHVYCHVKKSISDTLRLDNAKDCDNLSVEFVFSVPTIWEGVGGQEILDDFLKIVKDAGFGSAQRHRVMLGLTEAEAAAVATLGNTGSPLLHFKNGDTLLSIDAGGGTTDLALVRATKTKPPVMKQIQSVTGIVVGSRLIDLEFQRLIDIRLKAHPEEQSKLPLNKLLSLSQSCQYRTVKHRFGEPVYDRNYKIEVPGLNPNIRREGLNIEGGAMNNTSSFQGANVAPPTFLTKSKSTSTVRLQGLCAKEKPNSQGLTIHSLLLSGVYCLSKHKEFFENALHELAMHFGEVKRTDELDRKDYVLDQIRWILKRDTIIDHGKQFEVEVERREDLDHPLQWKDIIVVSRIEARWLPPSMPTSMAEALYEIEVDLNQVRGSILKKTRSWPLPITKYYVCQYKIRLSVEPSGNMQFQVEYQGNIIPGNHTLLRSKIEVCHGYTLRPVLALLTIPNGS; from the exons ACGCAAGTGGGGTTTCCAATGCGAGGACTCTGCCGAGACTGCGGAAGAGGATATGAGTGAGAACGACAAATGGAGATACCTCAAAATTTGCCTCGACTCCGACTACCACAAGGAGACCATTGGGCAAAATTTCTCATGGGCTCCTGCAACTATGAAGGAAGTTCACCTCCTCGTTTGCGACTACTTGAGCCATGTTTATTGTCACGTGAAGAAAAGTATCTCTGACACGCTCCGCTTGGACAATGCAAAGGACTGTGATAATCTCTCAGTTGAGTTCGTCTTCAGCGTGCCAACAAtatgggaaggggttggaggacaAGAGATTTTGGATGACTTTCTAAAGATCGTCAAAGATGCTGGGTTTGGGTCGGCTCAAAGGCATAGGGTAATGTTGGGTTTGACGGAAGCCGAGGCAGCCGCAGTGGCAACACTCGGCAACACTGGTTCGCCGCTGCTGCATTTCAAAAACGGGGACACTCTTCTATCCATTGACGCTGGGGGCGGCACCACTGACCTTGCGCTTGTCAGGGCTACTAAAACGAAACCACCGGTCATGAAACAGATCCAATCTGTGACAGGAATTGTTGTCGGCTCCAGGTTGATTGACTTGGAGTTTCAGCGGTTAATTGATATTCGGCTCAAGGCTCATCCAGAAGAACAGTCGAAGCTTCCGCTCAACAAGCTTTTGTCACTATCGCAGAGTTGCCAATATCGAACGGTGAAGCACAGGTTTGGAGAGCCAGTTTATGACAGAAATTACAAGATTGAGGTTCCCGGCTTAAACCCAAACATTCGCCGTGAGGGTCTAAACATAGAGGGTGGCGCTATGAA CAATACATCATCCTTTCAGGGGGCTAATGTAGCTCCACCTACGTTTTTAACAAAGTCAAAGAGCACATCGACCGTTCGACTACAAGGGCTTTGCGCAAAGGAGAAACCCAACTCCCAAGGATTGACGATCCacagcttgttgttgtccgGGGTTTATTGCTTGAGCAAGCACAAGGAATTCTTCGAAAACGCATTGCACGAGCTAGCTATG CACTTCGGTGAGGTCAAGCGTACCGATGAGTTAGACCGCAAGGACTATGTTCTTGATCAGATTCGTTGGATACTCAAGAGAGATACCATCATCGACCACGGAAAACAATTCGAGGTTGAAGTTGAACGACGTGAAGACCTGGATCACCCTCTCCAGTGGAAAGACATCATCGTGGTTTCGCGAATTGAAGCTCGCTGGCTGCCCCCGAGCATGCCAACCT CGATGGCCGAAGCGTTGTATGAGATAGAGGTTGACCTGAACCAAGTTCGAGGGTCAATCCTCAAGAAAACGCGGTCCTGGCCTCTTCCAATAACGAAATACTACGTGTGCCAGTACAAGATTCGGTTGTCAGTCGAGCCTTCAGGGAACATGCAATTTCAAGTTGAATACCAAGGCAATATCATTCCTGGGAATCATACGCTTCTTCGAAGTAAAATAGAGGTTTGTCACGGCTATACTCTCCGCCCTGTCCTCGCTCTGCTAACAAT TCCGAATGGGTCGTAG
- a CDS encoding uncharacterized protein (EggNog:ENOG502SX2D): MDNILLIPQLPLSFMASVLAIQLDIYPHSAETGEVLWPARQAFGYLIGISFAVIFPLIFIAFRVNPIAGFFSTYIWAQPREPDEEPTYVPLSPKLKDFHTHIPGLRRLWEWRRYLSAQSGTSSSNTGMVSSDLQGEKWSSAVETDYPLHRWGLGLRRVFRRKAMEDLDGGNGKQGSEHGGKYDGDDLGQVGNYKQTMAYGAMKETVKEVRGGDDEVQEESKGKLRGAVDGVTERMKASVSRRRVVARVDLEKGDLRQDH; this comes from the exons ATGGACAACATCTTGCTGATTCCGCAGCTCCCCCTGTCTTTCATGGCAAGCGTACTGGCCATCCAGCTTGATATCTATCCCCACTCTGCCGAAACAGGAGAAGTTCTGTGGCCAGCTCGTCAAGCCTTTGGATACCTGA TTGGAATCTCATTTGCTGTAATCTTTCCGCTCATTTTCATCGCCTTCAGAGTCAACCCCATAGCAGGGTTCTTCTCAACCTACATCTGGGCCCAACCACGCGAGCCCGACGAAGAGCCAACCTACGTCCCACTTTCCCCTAAACTGAAAGATTTTCATACCCATATTCCTGGCCTACGGCGCTTATGGGAGTGGCGTAGGTATCTCTCTGCACAATCGGggacctcgtcctccaacACTGGAATGGTGTCCAGTGACCTCCAGGGTGAGAAGTGGAGTAGTGCTGTTGAGACAGACTACCCTCTTCATAGGTGGGGCTTAGggctgaggagggtgttCAGACggaaggcgatggaggaTCTGGATGGTGGAAATGGTAAGCAGGGGAGTGAACATGGTGGGAAgtatgatggtgatgacttAGGACAGGTGGGGAACTATAAGCAGACCATGGCGTATGGTGCGATGAAGGAAACGGTGAAGGAGGTAAGAGGAGGCGACGATGAGGTGCAAGAAGAGAGTAAAGGGAAACTAAGAGgtgctgttgatggggtGACGGAGCGGATGAAAGCAAGCGTGTCGAGACGGCGGGTAGTTGCGAGGGTGGatttggagaagggggacTTGCGGCAGGATCACTGA
- a CDS encoding uncharacterized protein (EggNog:ENOG503PN97), with product MVDVADKDGRIPLHIAVMKASRTGQQKSTWEAIIQKLVSTLTPRQTAGANPKDHRGFTPWDYAERAMGQHRMWLKKLKIHDLRTGATAAQHERLEALVAPPQDSDQYVACRKAEATLVQFYIQDSTGDKTEKFEMQHPDVYKVLYNPQHQAHIIFDRNRIRSLTSTCRWIHLPATNEKWAQVNTFTCCFFVERARTDRIGSGSFHEPENH from the exons ATGGTCGACGTCGCGGATAAAGATGGCCGTATCCCGCTGCACATTGCAGTCATGAAAGCCTCTCGTACTGGCCAGCAAAAGTCAACATGGGAAGCGATTATCCAAAAGCTCGTCAGTACTTTGACACCCAGGCAAACAGCTGGCGCAAATCCTAAGGACCACCGAGGTTTCACACCATGGGACTATGCAGAGAGGGCGATGGGACAGCACAGAATGTggctgaagaagctgaagaTTCATGACCTACGAACCGGAGCAACGGCAGCACAACATGAGAGGCTTGAGGCGTTGGTCGCTCCTCCGCAAGACTCAGACCAATATGTAGCTTGCCGTAAAGCAGAAGCCACATTGGTTCAATTCTACATCCAGGATTCCACTGGCGACAAAACCGAAAAGTTCGAAATGCAGCATCCGGATGTCTACAAAGTCCTCTACAACCCACAGCACCAAGCCCACATCATTTTTGATCGGAACAGAATACGGTCTCTCACATCGACTTGCCGGTGGATTCATCTACCGGCAACGAAT GAGAAATGGGCCCAGGTGAATACCTTcacttgttgtttttttgttgagAGGGCTAGGACTGACCGTATTGGTTCAGGATCTTTTCACGAGCCTGAAAATCATTGA
- a CDS encoding uncharacterized protein (EggNog:ENOG503P044; COG:S) yields MHAVRIFPGCSGSFTARSVLIRQFRQRTISSFPAGQLVRQFRQNATPKDAAAVVVGAGPAGIAVVGNLLEQIKDDGKIVWVDEQFQGGRINKFYREVPGNTAVKLFVDYAEALKPFQHILNTAHKPNAITALEKLPQSGTCSLSYAGDMLNLLTAGLRQHPRIHTVEGKANSAHLDPQSKRWTLTTTSESSLTTSPLVVYCTGAFPSTTPLPPSSPPTIPLDTALTPSILSTTIPRDQPFTIGVIGGSHSAILVLMNLYKLTTTSHPLLKIKWFTRHPTLRYAVQKDGYIQYDNTGLKGKAAEFGRTQLDGDVLLNSDAGKFITRIDCSEGKEKEWALLEKELKDCQGVVQAVGYIPAPIPEVRVGDGKEVVKLGKDARTGAFYAEDGEKKPIGLFGAGIAFPEEVDTPEGEREYAVGMWKFMKFLKRVVPEWVEGSRA; encoded by the exons ATGCATGCTGTGAGGATATTTCCAGGCTGCAGCGGCAGCTTCACTGCACGCTCAGTGCTGATTAGGCAATTTCGTCAACGCACAATATCCTCCTTTCCCGCGGGTCAGTTGGTACGGCAATTCCGCCAGAATGCAACACCAAAAGATGCGGCGGCCGTTGTGGTTGGCGCCGGCCCCGCTGGGATTGCGGTTGTGGGAAATCTCCTGGAACAGATCAAAGACGATGGGAAAATTGTGTGGGTAGATGAGCAGTTCCAAGGGGGAAGAATCAATAAATTTTATCGCGAAGTGCCCGG TAACACTGCGGTAAAGCTCTTTGTTGACTATGCCGAAGCTTTGAAGCCATTTCAACACATTCTCAACACAGCACACAAACCAAATGCCATCACGGCCCTTGAGAAGCTCCCTCAAAGCGGGACCTGCTCTCTCAGCTACGCAGGCGATATGCTCAACTTACTCACTGCCGGGTTGAGGCAACACCCCCGAATCCATACCGTGGAGGGAAAAGCTAACTCGGCTCATCTCGACCCCCAGTCCAAACGCTGGACTCTCACCACGACCTCCGAATCATCATTAACCACAAGCCCACTGGTAGTCTACTGCACAGGCGctttcccatccaccactcccctcccaccctccaGTCCACCAACGATACCCCTCGACACAGCTctcaccccatccatcctatccaccaccatcccccgcGACCAACCTTTCACCATCGGCGTAATAGGCGGCTCCCACTCTGCCATCCTGGTGCTGATGAACCTCTACAAACTCACAACCACAAGCCACCCATTACTCAAGATCAAATGGTTCACCCGTCACCCCACCCTCCGATATGCCGTCCAAAAAGACGGCTACATCCAATACGACAACACGGGCTTGAAGGGCAAAGCTGCAGAGTTTGGAAGAACACAACTTGACGGGGACGTGTTACTCAATAGCGACGCAGGCAAATTCATCACACGAATCGACTGCTcggaagggaaagaaaaggaatgGGCATTGCTAGAGAAGGAGTTGAAAGATTGCCAAGGGGTGGTGCAGGCTGTAGGGTATATCCCAGCTCCCATTCCTGAGGTGAGGGTAGGGGATGGGAAAGAGGTCGTGAAGCTGGGGAAGGATGCGAGGACAGGGGCTTTCTAtgcggaggatggggaaaagaagccgattgggttgtttggagCGGGTATTGCATTcccggaggaggttgatacgccggagggggagagagagtATGCGGTGGGGATGTGGAAGTTTATGAAGTTTTTGAAGAGGGTTGTGCcggagtgggtggaagggagCCGGGCTTAG
- a CDS encoding uncharacterized protein (EggNog:ENOG503NX9N; COG:M), whose translation MLTVRSQALEGNPNQGSPHRERRAIALFIPILGFGTHSSQKKLAALMKGEYPSMNQQETRFRREKSRTFTRMRQEPTETFIEPPGESLMTLLLRGYLRPRRNDTSLHCRRTLDQFTYRTLESTQERDDNQVMLKWSRKHRQDINSSKYPLLMVDQLWLWILDDKDNTVVTCCLDSDSDHPTTNDSLLYHMRARLKSKNSRPLIQSGLELAHLIIKCSVTFLRRQGPLHASLQETFETSINEVSNELSQQFKSFQELVKRLDAKKITQREKLKLTDKLFELTKETALVSNIMDIQNELKTIRSVFLAQQEAIRQFRELAPMFSSCSTSAETNQPKKKKAMRKPLGENQVKDNVKLIKSNIEAVDELARDAENIHRELNNLLDLKQKLANVWEARFARIGTEQARRQGNVCHILIQFKLCYQ comes from the exons ATGCTGACAGTCAGATCACAGGCGCTTGAAGGGAACCCAAACCAAGGCAGTCCCCACAGAGAAAGACGAGCCATAGCTTTATTC ATTCCGATACTCGGCTTTGGGACGCACAGTTCTCAGAAAAAACTGGCCGCATTAATGAAAGGAGAGTACCCTTCAATGAATCAACAAGAAACACGTTTCAGACGAGAAAAGTCTAGGACATTCACCAGAATGCGCCAAGAACCAACCGAAACCTTCATTGAGCCACCGGGAGAATCACTTATGACTCTGCTTCTCCGAGGGTATTTGAGGCCCAGAAGGAACGACACCTCACTTCACTGCCGACGTACTCTTGATCAGTTCACTTATCGTACCCTCGAGAGTACTCAGGAAAGGGATGACAATCAGGTTATGCTGAAGTGGAGTAGGAAACACCGCCAGGATATAAACTCCTCCAAATATCCTCTACTTATGGTAGACCAACTCTGGCTATGGATTCTGGACGACAAAGATAACACAGTTGTCACATGCTGTCTTGATTCCGACTCCGATCATCCGACAACGAACGATAGCCTTTTGTATCACATGCGAGCGAGGCTCAAGTCGAAAAACAGCCGTCCCCTCATTCAATCTGGGCTGGAATTGGCACATTTGATCATCAAGTGCAGCGTCACGTTTCTGCGCCGGCAGGGACCCCTGCATGCCTCACTTCAGGAAACATTTGAGACCAGTATAAACGAGGTT TCCAATGAGCTATCACAGCAGTTCAAAAGCTTCCAGGAGCTGGTCAAAAGGCTTGACGCCAAGAAGATAACCCAGCGAGAGAAACTCAAACTTACCGACAAACTCTTTGAGCTTACCAAGGAAACTGCCCTTGTGTCTAACATCATGGATATCCAAAATGAACTCAAGACAATCAGGAGTGTTTTTCTCGCCCAACAAGAAGCCATCAGGCAGTTCCGAGAGCTGGCGCCCATGTTTTCCAGCTGTTCGACATCAGCTGAGACAAAccagccaaagaagaagaaggctatGAGAAAACCTTTAGGGGAAAATCAAGTCAAGGATAATGTTAAGCTGATAAAGTCGAACATTGAGGCGGTGGATGAACTGGCTAGGGATGCCGAGAACATACACAGAGAG CTGAATAACCTGCTCGATCTCAAGCAGAAGCTTGCCAACGTCTGGGAGGCCAGATTTGCGCGGATTGGCACTGAACAGGCTCGTCGCCAGGGGAATGTATGTCATATTTTAATCCAGTTCAAGCTGTGCTACCAGTGA